Proteins encoded together in one Ictidomys tridecemlineatus isolate mIctTri1 chromosome 3, mIctTri1.hap1, whole genome shotgun sequence window:
- the Samd7 gene encoding sterile alpha motif domain-containing protein 7 isoform X1, translated as MPKTIFIADPMDPTDPCRNIPMPDGFGTVEERHLWLPGGTTLQELHQRQELLMSNPMMAVNPLLTASGQQRIPLVPSPFGPPIVDRDVLPPTVGPTDPRQFCVPSHFGSSILPNANMPNMLSNRIYSGWSFLPPESIRAVSRRNEMIRRPHAARAEMEMYSNYQQRKLEKFNPKGLGGLEMPFLYGSSVPPCPAIYQGQSMLPASDLHFHRSNLRNLRGNPILVATGPHFIESWGQKYYQLRRGSGNQKPLNRDSESSKSQAEEKVLNQTHAIPHEEDEHETDPETEICNNQKSSKTSDKPATAVTDPCGALQPTNRKPQGAHAAPLEVKIWHGGKQRASEPGVEACDGETNRICPPVPPLSLPGTHALVTVGENLSLDEDIQKWTVDDVHNFIRSLPGCSDCAQVFKDHAIDGETLPLLTEEHLRGTLGLKLGPALKIQSQVSQHVGKMFYKKTLSLPTHTRQAFDQPADTSALLDFNSWSDLMNIPCPQDIRIPKRIEQDSSRN; from the exons CCAATGGACCCTACAGATCCTTGTAGAAATATTCCTATGCCTGATGGATTTGGCACTGTGGAAGAAAGGCATTTGTGGTTACCTGGTGGGACGACATTACAAG aaCTCCATCAGAGGCAAGAGCTACTGATGTCAAATCCTATGATGGCTGTGAACCCCCTACTGACAGCATCGGGGCAGCAGAGGATTCCACTTGTTCCCTCACCATTTGGACCTCCAATTGTGGATAG agaTGTGTTGCCTCCCACTGTAGGTCCAACTGACCCAAGGCAGTTTTGTGTTCCTTCCCATTTTGGATCCTCTATTCTACCCAATGCAAATATGCCAAATATGTTGTCTAATCGCATCTACTCAG GTTGGAGCTTTTTGCCACCTGAGTCCATAAGGGCAGTGagcagaagaaatgaaatgatcCGAAGGCCTCATGCTGCCAG ggcAGAAATGGAAATGTATTCTAATTACCAGCAAAGGAAATTGGAAAAATTTAACCCAAAGGGACTAGGTGGTTTAGAGATGCCATTCCTCTATGGTTCCAGTGTCCCACCTTGCCCAGCCATCTACCAAGGCCAGAGCATGCTCCCAGCCAGTGACCTGCATTTTCACAGAAGTAACCTCAGAAACCTTCGGGGAAACCCTATTCTGGTAGCAACTGGACCACACTTTATAGAAAGCTGGGGGCAGAAATATTATCAACTCAGGAGAGGTTCAGGGAATCAGAAACCTCTTAACAGAGATTCTGAGAGTTCCAAAAGTCAAGCAGAAGAAAAAGTCCTAAACCAGACACATGCAATTCCACACGAAGAGGATGAGCATGAAACAGACCCAGAAACTGAAATATGCAACAATCAGAAGTCAAGCAAAACCAGTGACAAACCAGCTACAGCTGTCACCGACCCCTGTGGAGCACTCCAGCCCACTAATAGAAAACCCCAAGGAGCTCATGCTGCTCCCCTGGAGGTGAAGATCTGGCATGGTGGGAAGCAGAGGGCTTCAGAGCCAGGTGTTGAAGCCTGTGATGGTGAAACAAACAGAATTTGCCCTCCAGTTCCTCCACTGTCTCTGCCAG GAACACATGCACTGGTTACAGTTGGGGAAAATCTTTCTTTGGATGAAGATATTCAGAAATGGACCGTGGATGATGTACACAACTTCATTAGAAGCCTTCCAGGTTGTTCAGACTGTGCTCAG GTATTTAAAGATCATGCAATTGATGGAGAAACTTTGCCATTACTCACAGAGGAGCATCTTCGAGGTACCCTGGGATTGAAGCTAGGGCCAGCACTAAAAATTCAATCACAG GTATCTCAACATGTGGGAAAAATGTTCTACAAGAAAACTCTTTCACTTCCTACCCATACAAGACAAGCATTTGATCAACCAGCAGATACATCTGCTCTTTTGGATTTTAATTCCTGGAGTGATTTGATGAACATTCCTTGTCCCCAGGATATAAGGATTCCTAAAAGAATTGAGCAAGACAGTTCAAGAAATTAA
- the Samd7 gene encoding sterile alpha motif domain-containing protein 7 isoform X2: protein MDPTDPCRNIPMPDGFGTVEERHLWLPGGTTLQELHQRQELLMSNPMMAVNPLLTASGQQRIPLVPSPFGPPIVDRDVLPPTVGPTDPRQFCVPSHFGSSILPNANMPNMLSNRIYSGWSFLPPESIRAVSRRNEMIRRPHAARAEMEMYSNYQQRKLEKFNPKGLGGLEMPFLYGSSVPPCPAIYQGQSMLPASDLHFHRSNLRNLRGNPILVATGPHFIESWGQKYYQLRRGSGNQKPLNRDSESSKSQAEEKVLNQTHAIPHEEDEHETDPETEICNNQKSSKTSDKPATAVTDPCGALQPTNRKPQGAHAAPLEVKIWHGGKQRASEPGVEACDGETNRICPPVPPLSLPGTHALVTVGENLSLDEDIQKWTVDDVHNFIRSLPGCSDCAQVFKDHAIDGETLPLLTEEHLRGTLGLKLGPALKIQSQVSQHVGKMFYKKTLSLPTHTRQAFDQPADTSALLDFNSWSDLMNIPCPQDIRIPKRIEQDSSRN, encoded by the exons ATGGACCCTACAGATCCTTGTAGAAATATTCCTATGCCTGATGGATTTGGCACTGTGGAAGAAAGGCATTTGTGGTTACCTGGTGGGACGACATTACAAG aaCTCCATCAGAGGCAAGAGCTACTGATGTCAAATCCTATGATGGCTGTGAACCCCCTACTGACAGCATCGGGGCAGCAGAGGATTCCACTTGTTCCCTCACCATTTGGACCTCCAATTGTGGATAG agaTGTGTTGCCTCCCACTGTAGGTCCAACTGACCCAAGGCAGTTTTGTGTTCCTTCCCATTTTGGATCCTCTATTCTACCCAATGCAAATATGCCAAATATGTTGTCTAATCGCATCTACTCAG GTTGGAGCTTTTTGCCACCTGAGTCCATAAGGGCAGTGagcagaagaaatgaaatgatcCGAAGGCCTCATGCTGCCAG ggcAGAAATGGAAATGTATTCTAATTACCAGCAAAGGAAATTGGAAAAATTTAACCCAAAGGGACTAGGTGGTTTAGAGATGCCATTCCTCTATGGTTCCAGTGTCCCACCTTGCCCAGCCATCTACCAAGGCCAGAGCATGCTCCCAGCCAGTGACCTGCATTTTCACAGAAGTAACCTCAGAAACCTTCGGGGAAACCCTATTCTGGTAGCAACTGGACCACACTTTATAGAAAGCTGGGGGCAGAAATATTATCAACTCAGGAGAGGTTCAGGGAATCAGAAACCTCTTAACAGAGATTCTGAGAGTTCCAAAAGTCAAGCAGAAGAAAAAGTCCTAAACCAGACACATGCAATTCCACACGAAGAGGATGAGCATGAAACAGACCCAGAAACTGAAATATGCAACAATCAGAAGTCAAGCAAAACCAGTGACAAACCAGCTACAGCTGTCACCGACCCCTGTGGAGCACTCCAGCCCACTAATAGAAAACCCCAAGGAGCTCATGCTGCTCCCCTGGAGGTGAAGATCTGGCATGGTGGGAAGCAGAGGGCTTCAGAGCCAGGTGTTGAAGCCTGTGATGGTGAAACAAACAGAATTTGCCCTCCAGTTCCTCCACTGTCTCTGCCAG GAACACATGCACTGGTTACAGTTGGGGAAAATCTTTCTTTGGATGAAGATATTCAGAAATGGACCGTGGATGATGTACACAACTTCATTAGAAGCCTTCCAGGTTGTTCAGACTGTGCTCAG GTATTTAAAGATCATGCAATTGATGGAGAAACTTTGCCATTACTCACAGAGGAGCATCTTCGAGGTACCCTGGGATTGAAGCTAGGGCCAGCACTAAAAATTCAATCACAG GTATCTCAACATGTGGGAAAAATGTTCTACAAGAAAACTCTTTCACTTCCTACCCATACAAGACAAGCATTTGATCAACCAGCAGATACATCTGCTCTTTTGGATTTTAATTCCTGGAGTGATTTGATGAACATTCCTTGTCCCCAGGATATAAGGATTCCTAAAAGAATTGAGCAAGACAGTTCAAGAAATTAA
- the Samd7 gene encoding sterile alpha motif domain-containing protein 7 isoform X3 has product MSNPMMAVNPLLTASGQQRIPLVPSPFGPPIVDRDVLPPTVGPTDPRQFCVPSHFGSSILPNANMPNMLSNRIYSGWSFLPPESIRAVSRRNEMIRRPHAARAEMEMYSNYQQRKLEKFNPKGLGGLEMPFLYGSSVPPCPAIYQGQSMLPASDLHFHRSNLRNLRGNPILVATGPHFIESWGQKYYQLRRGSGNQKPLNRDSESSKSQAEEKVLNQTHAIPHEEDEHETDPETEICNNQKSSKTSDKPATAVTDPCGALQPTNRKPQGAHAAPLEVKIWHGGKQRASEPGVEACDGETNRICPPVPPLSLPGTHALVTVGENLSLDEDIQKWTVDDVHNFIRSLPGCSDCAQVFKDHAIDGETLPLLTEEHLRGTLGLKLGPALKIQSQVSQHVGKMFYKKTLSLPTHTRQAFDQPADTSALLDFNSWSDLMNIPCPQDIRIPKRIEQDSSRN; this is encoded by the exons ATGTCAAATCCTATGATGGCTGTGAACCCCCTACTGACAGCATCGGGGCAGCAGAGGATTCCACTTGTTCCCTCACCATTTGGACCTCCAATTGTGGATAG agaTGTGTTGCCTCCCACTGTAGGTCCAACTGACCCAAGGCAGTTTTGTGTTCCTTCCCATTTTGGATCCTCTATTCTACCCAATGCAAATATGCCAAATATGTTGTCTAATCGCATCTACTCAG GTTGGAGCTTTTTGCCACCTGAGTCCATAAGGGCAGTGagcagaagaaatgaaatgatcCGAAGGCCTCATGCTGCCAG ggcAGAAATGGAAATGTATTCTAATTACCAGCAAAGGAAATTGGAAAAATTTAACCCAAAGGGACTAGGTGGTTTAGAGATGCCATTCCTCTATGGTTCCAGTGTCCCACCTTGCCCAGCCATCTACCAAGGCCAGAGCATGCTCCCAGCCAGTGACCTGCATTTTCACAGAAGTAACCTCAGAAACCTTCGGGGAAACCCTATTCTGGTAGCAACTGGACCACACTTTATAGAAAGCTGGGGGCAGAAATATTATCAACTCAGGAGAGGTTCAGGGAATCAGAAACCTCTTAACAGAGATTCTGAGAGTTCCAAAAGTCAAGCAGAAGAAAAAGTCCTAAACCAGACACATGCAATTCCACACGAAGAGGATGAGCATGAAACAGACCCAGAAACTGAAATATGCAACAATCAGAAGTCAAGCAAAACCAGTGACAAACCAGCTACAGCTGTCACCGACCCCTGTGGAGCACTCCAGCCCACTAATAGAAAACCCCAAGGAGCTCATGCTGCTCCCCTGGAGGTGAAGATCTGGCATGGTGGGAAGCAGAGGGCTTCAGAGCCAGGTGTTGAAGCCTGTGATGGTGAAACAAACAGAATTTGCCCTCCAGTTCCTCCACTGTCTCTGCCAG GAACACATGCACTGGTTACAGTTGGGGAAAATCTTTCTTTGGATGAAGATATTCAGAAATGGACCGTGGATGATGTACACAACTTCATTAGAAGCCTTCCAGGTTGTTCAGACTGTGCTCAG GTATTTAAAGATCATGCAATTGATGGAGAAACTTTGCCATTACTCACAGAGGAGCATCTTCGAGGTACCCTGGGATTGAAGCTAGGGCCAGCACTAAAAATTCAATCACAG GTATCTCAACATGTGGGAAAAATGTTCTACAAGAAAACTCTTTCACTTCCTACCCATACAAGACAAGCATTTGATCAACCAGCAGATACATCTGCTCTTTTGGATTTTAATTCCTGGAGTGATTTGATGAACATTCCTTGTCCCCAGGATATAAGGATTCCTAAAAGAATTGAGCAAGACAGTTCAAGAAATTAA